A window of the Tessaracoccus sp. MC1865 genome harbors these coding sequences:
- a CDS encoding hemolysin family protein, which produces MTPVVSLLVGVLVVLLITVATGYFVAQEFAYVAVDRSKLGSRAKAGDDRAARTLEITRRTSFMLSGAQLGITVTGLLVGYVAEPLIGQAIGSLLDGGALTAVSVAIGGFVAIGFSTFVQMLIGELFPKNYAIARSTVVADALTPSTRIYLAMFGPIIWVFDKAAELLLRALRIEPVHDVESAASATDLERVVAASRESGTLSPELAHILDRILDFPRRDLDHAMNPRVHVDVVRADATIGEVRNLMATGHTRYPVVDEHDSVIGVVQLADVLRTGRALDEPVLRIAREPFRLPDLTKLPDAENQLRAAGEQMACIIDEFGVFVGVVTLEDLAEEVIGELTDEHDPDNPDYLPQSDDGVWVMPGDVHVDEVERAIGLKLPGGDFETISGLIIHSLGDLPEEGAVVNLVLEPTAAQRAIDSHSPAHLVRIEVLAVERHVASRVRISLPELGEQK; this is translated from the coding sequence ATGACCCCTGTTGTATCCCTGCTCGTAGGCGTCCTGGTCGTGCTCCTGATCACAGTCGCCACCGGCTACTTCGTGGCGCAGGAGTTCGCCTACGTCGCCGTTGACCGGTCCAAGTTGGGCAGCCGCGCCAAGGCCGGCGACGACCGCGCGGCCCGCACCCTCGAGATCACCCGTCGCACCTCGTTCATGCTCTCCGGCGCCCAGCTGGGCATCACCGTCACGGGCCTGCTCGTCGGCTACGTGGCGGAGCCACTGATCGGCCAGGCCATCGGCTCCCTGCTCGACGGCGGGGCGCTCACCGCGGTCAGCGTGGCCATCGGCGGATTCGTCGCCATCGGGTTTTCCACGTTCGTGCAGATGCTGATCGGCGAGCTGTTCCCCAAGAACTACGCCATCGCCCGCTCGACGGTGGTGGCGGACGCGCTGACGCCGTCGACGCGCATCTACCTGGCCATGTTCGGTCCCATCATCTGGGTCTTCGACAAGGCGGCCGAACTGCTGCTCCGTGCGCTGCGGATCGAGCCCGTGCACGACGTCGAGTCGGCCGCGTCGGCCACAGATCTCGAGCGCGTCGTCGCTGCCTCGCGCGAATCCGGCACGCTGTCGCCCGAGCTGGCGCACATCCTGGACCGGATCCTCGACTTCCCGCGCCGCGACCTCGACCACGCCATGAACCCCCGCGTGCACGTCGACGTGGTGCGCGCCGACGCCACCATCGGCGAGGTGCGCAACCTCATGGCCACCGGCCACACCCGCTACCCGGTGGTGGACGAACATGACTCGGTGATCGGGGTGGTCCAATTGGCAGATGTGCTGCGCACCGGCCGCGCCCTCGACGAGCCCGTGCTGCGCATCGCCCGCGAGCCCTTCCGGCTGCCGGATCTCACCAAGCTGCCGGACGCCGAGAACCAGCTGCGCGCCGCCGGCGAACAGATGGCCTGCATCATCGACGAGTTCGGCGTCTTCGTGGGCGTCGTGACCCTCGAGGACCTGGCCGAGGAGGTCATCGGCGAGCTGACCGACGAGCACGACCCCGACAACCCCGATTACCTCCCGCAGTCCGACGACGGCGTCTGGGTCATGCCCGGCGACGTCCACGTGGACGAGGTGGAGCGCGCCATCGGCCTCAAGCTCCCCGGCGGCGACTTCGAGACCATCTCCGGCCTCATCATCCACTCCCTGGGGGATCTGCCCGAGGAGGGCGCCGTCGTGAACCTCGTGTTGGAGCCGACGGCGGCGCAGCGCGCCATCGACTCCCACTCCCCGGCGCACCTCGTGCGCATCGAGGTGCTGGCCGTGGAGCGCCACGTGGCCTCCCGCGTGCGGATCTCGCTGCCTGAACTGGGGGAGCAGAAATGA